A window of Pantoea agglomerans contains these coding sequences:
- a CDS encoding OBAP family protein, which produces MQKLWLGAAIALLLSGCGANNTPAQVASPGAPTSAKMKALATGADLLQSRPPIEAINTYLDGFHFYNGDQNGQMEAHHYVTVLNDDVMQAVIYDGNTKDARLMGVEYIISARLYQSLPPEEKKLWHSHEYEVKSGTLIAPGLPQAADHALMARIANTYGKTWHTWHTDRDKTLPIGIPALMMGFTADGQLDNRLLADRDKRFAIDSRKLRASRADIVTQPVVPGANAWQRGEVIQLKRVSGGGEHAHGKTHFGPAEQLSKP; this is translated from the coding sequence ATGCAAAAACTCTGGCTCGGTGCCGCCATTGCCCTGCTGCTCAGCGGCTGTGGCGCAAATAATACGCCCGCTCAGGTCGCCTCGCCCGGTGCGCCCACCTCGGCAAAAATGAAAGCGCTCGCCACCGGCGCAGACCTGCTGCAGTCGCGTCCGCCCATTGAGGCGATCAACACCTATCTCGACGGCTTTCACTTCTATAACGGCGACCAGAATGGCCAGATGGAGGCGCACCACTACGTGACGGTGCTGAACGACGACGTGATGCAGGCGGTAATCTACGACGGCAACACCAAAGACGCGCGGCTGATGGGGGTGGAATACATTATCAGCGCGCGGCTCTATCAGAGCCTGCCGCCGGAAGAGAAAAAGCTGTGGCACAGCCATGAATATGAGGTGAAATCGGGCACGCTGATTGCGCCGGGCCTGCCGCAGGCGGCGGACCACGCGCTGATGGCGCGCATCGCCAACACCTACGGTAAAACCTGGCACACCTGGCATACCGATCGCGATAAAACCCTGCCGATCGGCATACCGGCGCTGATGATGGGCTTTACCGCCGACGGCCAGCTCGATAACCGCCTGCTGGCGGATCGCGACAAACGTTTTGCTATCGACAGCCGCAAGCTGCGGGCGTCGCGCGCCGATATTGTCACCCAGCCGGTAGTGCCGGGCGCCAACGCGTGGCAGCGCGGCGAGGTTATCCAGCTAAAACGCGTCTCCGGCGGCGGCGAACACGCTCACGGCAAGACCCATTTCGGTCCGGCGGAGCAGCTCAGCAAGCCTTAA
- the uvrB gene encoding excinuclease ABC subunit UvrB, with amino-acid sequence MSKVFKLNSAFQPSGDQPEAIRRLKEGLEDGLAHQTLLGVTGSGKTFTVANVIADLNRPAMVLAPNKTLAAQLYGEMKEFFPDNAVEFFVSYYDYYQPEAYVPSSDTFIEKDASVNEHIEQMRLSATKALLERRDVIVVASVSAIYGLGDPDLYLKMMLHLTRGMIIDQRSILRRLAELQYARNDQAFQRGTFRVRGEVIDIFPAESEDTALRVELFDEEVERLSLFDPLTGQILSTVPRFTIYPKTHYVTPRERILQAMEDIKVELADRRRVLLENNKLLEEQRLTQRTQFDLEMMNELGYCSGIENYSRYLSGRGPGQPPPTLFDYLPADGLLIVDESHVTIPQIGGMYKGDRARKETLVEYGFRLPSALDNRPMKFEEFEALAPQTIYVSATPGNYELEKSGGEVIDQVVRPTGLLDPLLEVRPVATQVDDLLSEIRKRVTLNERVLVTTLTKRMAEDLTEYLEEHGEKVRYLHSDIDTVERMEIIRDLRLGEFDVLVGINLLREGLDMPEVSLVAILDADKEGFLRSERSLIQTIGRAARNVNGKAILYADKITNSMARAIEETERRREKQQKYNEERGIVPQGLNKKITDILELGQNVIKTRGKAKASSRGAAEADASYLALTPQALQKKIHELETQMQQHAQNLEFEEAANVRDKLHQLRELFIAAS; translated from the coding sequence ATGAGTAAAGTCTTTAAACTAAATTCCGCCTTTCAGCCCTCCGGCGACCAGCCAGAGGCGATTCGTCGCCTCAAAGAGGGGCTGGAGGATGGTCTTGCCCATCAGACGCTGCTCGGCGTAACCGGCTCCGGCAAGACCTTTACCGTCGCCAACGTTATTGCCGATCTCAACCGGCCGGCGATGGTGCTGGCACCCAACAAAACCCTGGCGGCGCAGCTCTATGGTGAGATGAAAGAGTTCTTCCCCGATAACGCGGTGGAGTTCTTCGTCTCCTACTACGACTACTACCAGCCTGAAGCCTATGTGCCGAGCTCCGACACCTTTATCGAAAAAGACGCCTCGGTAAACGAACATATTGAGCAGATGCGTCTGTCGGCGACTAAGGCGCTGCTGGAGCGTCGCGACGTGATCGTGGTGGCGTCAGTTTCCGCTATTTACGGCCTCGGCGATCCCGATCTCTATCTGAAAATGATGCTGCACCTGACGCGCGGCATGATTATCGATCAGCGCAGCATTCTGCGCCGTCTGGCGGAGCTGCAGTATGCGCGCAACGACCAGGCGTTTCAGCGCGGCACCTTCCGCGTGCGCGGCGAAGTGATCGATATCTTCCCGGCGGAGTCGGAAGATACCGCGCTGCGCGTCGAGCTGTTCGATGAAGAGGTCGAGCGGCTGTCGCTGTTCGATCCGCTTACCGGACAGATTCTCTCCACCGTGCCGCGCTTTACGATCTATCCCAAAACGCACTACGTTACGCCGCGCGAACGTATCCTGCAGGCGATGGAAGATATCAAAGTTGAACTGGCGGATCGCCGTCGGGTGCTGCTGGAGAACAATAAGCTGCTGGAAGAGCAGCGCCTGACGCAGCGCACCCAGTTCGATCTGGAGATGATGAACGAGCTTGGCTACTGCTCGGGCATCGAAAACTACTCGCGCTACCTCTCCGGGCGCGGGCCGGGCCAGCCGCCGCCGACCCTGTTCGACTATCTGCCCGCCGACGGGCTGCTGATCGTCGATGAATCGCACGTTACCATTCCGCAAATCGGCGGCATGTATAAAGGCGACCGCGCGCGTAAAGAGACGTTGGTGGAGTATGGCTTCCGCCTGCCTTCCGCGCTCGATAACCGCCCAATGAAGTTCGAAGAGTTTGAGGCGCTGGCGCCGCAGACTATCTACGTCTCGGCGACGCCGGGCAACTATGAGCTGGAGAAGTCGGGTGGCGAGGTGATCGATCAGGTGGTGCGTCCTACCGGCCTGCTCGATCCGCTGCTGGAGGTGCGTCCGGTGGCGACCCAGGTGGACGATCTGCTGTCGGAGATCCGCAAGCGCGTTACCCTCAACGAGCGCGTGCTGGTGACGACGCTGACCAAGCGTATGGCGGAAGATCTTACCGAATACCTTGAAGAGCACGGCGAGAAGGTGCGCTATCTGCACTCAGATATCGATACCGTCGAGCGTATGGAGATCATCCGCGATCTGCGTCTCGGCGAGTTCGACGTGCTGGTGGGGATCAACCTGCTGCGCGAAGGGCTGGATATGCCGGAAGTGTCGCTGGTGGCGATCCTCGATGCGGACAAAGAGGGCTTCCTGCGTTCAGAACGCTCGCTGATCCAGACCATCGGACGCGCCGCGCGTAACGTTAACGGCAAGGCGATCCTCTACGCCGACAAGATCACCAACTCCATGGCGCGCGCCATTGAAGAGACTGAACGCCGTCGCGAGAAGCAGCAGAAGTACAACGAGGAAAGAGGCATTGTGCCGCAGGGGCTCAACAAGAAGATCACCGATATCCTTGAGCTGGGTCAGAACGTCATCAAGACGCGCGGCAAAGCCAAAGCCAGCAGCCGCGGTGCCGCCGAGGCGGATGCCAGCTATCTGGCGCTGACGCCCCAGGCGCTGCAGAAGAAGATCCACGAGCTGGAGACGCAGATGCAGCAGCATGCGCAAAACCTGGAGTTCGAAGAGGCGGCGAACGTGCGCGACAAGCTGCATCAGCTGCGCGAACTCTTTATCGCCGCCTCGTAG
- the moaC gene encoding cyclic pyranopterin monophosphate synthase MoaC codes for MQLTHINAAGEAHMVDVSAKAETVREARAEALVLMAAETLQMIVDGSHHKGDVFATARIAGIQAAKRTWELIPLCHPLMLSKVEVNLVAEPEHQRVRITSLCRLSGKTGVEMEALTAASVAALTIYDMCKAVQKDIVIDQLRLLSKSGGKSGDFQAVAHD; via the coding sequence ATGCAACTGACACATATTAATGCCGCGGGCGAAGCCCATATGGTCGACGTCTCCGCCAAGGCGGAAACGGTGCGCGAGGCGCGCGCGGAGGCGCTGGTGCTGATGGCCGCCGAGACGCTGCAGATGATCGTCGACGGCAGCCACCATAAAGGCGATGTCTTCGCCACGGCGCGCATCGCCGGCATTCAGGCCGCCAAGCGCACCTGGGAGCTGATCCCGCTCTGTCATCCGCTGATGCTGAGCAAAGTTGAAGTTAACCTGGTCGCCGAGCCGGAACATCAGCGCGTGCGCATTACCTCTCTCTGCCGCCTGAGCGGCAAAACCGGCGTCGAAATGGAAGCGCTCACCGCCGCGTCGGTGGCGGCGCTGACCATTTACGACATGTGTAAAGCGGTGCAGAAAGATATCGTTATTGATCAGCTGCGCCTGCTGAGCAAAAGCGGCGGCAAGTCCGGCGATTTCCAGGCGGTGGCCCATGATTAA
- a CDS encoding DUF1615 domain-containing protein: MSVSASLKRFSLLAALVLVGCSSKKTPEAPVRQPADVKAQIQRLLPAHVSDKPGWATDIYTAFRTQQIDPSVSNLCAAIAVSDQESNFSAEAAVPGLSKIAWGEIERRAAKVHVPAFLVRTALLIKSSNGESYAARLDKVRSEKELSAIFDDFIDMVPMGQTLFGNLNPIHTGGPMQVSISFAEAHAKGYPWPVDGSIRREVFTRHGGMYFGIMHLLGYPADYSKPLYRFADFNAGWYASRNAAFQAAVARATGMKLALDGDLILYGSDKAGATELAVRTLAKQIDMSDSAIRRDLEKGEQASFSDSTLWKQVFALADKMAGRPLPREMLPGIRLESPKITRNLTTAWFAQRVDSRYQQCLSRR, from the coding sequence ATGTCAGTTTCCGCATCCCTCAAACGTTTCTCACTGCTCGCCGCGCTGGTGCTGGTGGGCTGTAGCAGCAAAAAAACGCCCGAGGCGCCGGTGCGTCAGCCGGCCGACGTCAAGGCGCAAATTCAGCGCCTGCTGCCCGCCCACGTCAGCGATAAGCCCGGCTGGGCTACAGATATCTACACCGCGTTCCGCACCCAGCAGATCGACCCCAGCGTCAGCAATCTGTGCGCCGCCATCGCCGTGTCCGATCAGGAGTCGAACTTCAGCGCCGAGGCGGCGGTGCCCGGCCTGTCGAAAATCGCCTGGGGTGAAATTGAGCGCCGCGCGGCGAAAGTGCATGTGCCGGCCTTCCTGGTGCGCACCGCGCTGCTGATCAAATCCTCTAACGGCGAGAGCTATGCGGCGCGGCTCGACAAAGTGCGCAGCGAAAAAGAGCTGAGCGCCATCTTCGACGACTTTATTGATATGGTGCCGATGGGGCAGACGCTGTTCGGTAACCTGAACCCGATCCACACCGGCGGCCCGATGCAGGTGAGTATCAGCTTTGCTGAAGCCCATGCCAAAGGCTATCCGTGGCCGGTAGACGGGTCGATTCGTCGCGAGGTCTTTACCCGCCACGGCGGCATGTACTTTGGCATTATGCATCTGCTTGGCTATCCGGCGGACTACAGCAAGCCGCTCTACCGCTTCGCCGACTTTAACGCCGGCTGGTACGCCAGCCGCAACGCGGCCTTCCAGGCGGCGGTGGCGCGCGCCACCGGAATGAAGCTGGCGCTGGATGGCGATCTGATCCTTTACGGTTCGGACAAGGCGGGCGCGACGGAGCTGGCGGTGCGCACCCTGGCGAAGCAGATTGATATGAGCGACAGCGCCATTCGCCGCGACCTGGAGAAAGGGGAGCAGGCGAGCTTCAGCGACAGCACGCTCTGGAAGCAGGTTTTCGCGCTGGCGGACAAGATGGCCGGTCGCCCGCTGCCGCGTGAGATGCTGCCGGGCATCAGGCTGGAGAGCCCGAAAATCACCCGCAATCTCACCACGGCCTGGTTCGCGCAGCGCGTCGACAGCCGTTACCAACAGTGTTTATCGCGCCGCTGA
- the moaD gene encoding molybdopterin synthase sulfur carrier subunit — MIKVLFFAQVRELAGTSALEMPADFPDVATLRAALAQKGDRWALALEPGKLLAAVNQTLVPMSHPLKAGDEVAFFPPVTGG, encoded by the coding sequence ATGATTAAGGTGCTGTTTTTTGCCCAGGTGCGCGAGCTGGCAGGCACCAGCGCGCTGGAGATGCCCGCCGACTTTCCCGACGTGGCGACGCTGCGCGCTGCGCTGGCGCAAAAAGGCGATCGCTGGGCGCTGGCGCTGGAGCCGGGCAAACTGCTGGCCGCCGTAAATCAGACCCTGGTGCCGATGTCACATCCGCTGAAGGCCGGTGACGAAGTGGCGTTTTTCCCGCCGGTCACGGGAGGTTAG
- a CDS encoding ABC transporter ATP-binding protein, whose protein sequence is MLSLRSVNQFYGQNHILWDVDLDLPPGTCTGVLGRSGMGKTTLVNCIMGRLPVNSGSMTWQEDGFPPRDLLLQPAEQRARMGIGYVPQGRHIFSQMSVEDNLLIALLAGSGQSEKPHVIPEMVFDLFPALYSLRQQRSGELPVDQQQQLALARALVLRPRLLILDEPTDGMSPWLEEEMGNLIRRLNLDYGLTVLLLEQRVSLIRRVADYFLLLHRGRNVAQGRVAQLDDLTVNKWLTVS, encoded by the coding sequence ATGCTGAGTTTACGTTCGGTGAATCAGTTTTATGGGCAGAACCATATTCTGTGGGATGTGGATCTCGACCTGCCGCCCGGCACCTGCACCGGCGTGCTGGGGCGTTCGGGCATGGGAAAAACCACGCTGGTAAACTGCATTATGGGTCGCCTGCCAGTTAACAGCGGCTCGATGACCTGGCAGGAGGATGGCTTTCCGCCGCGCGATCTGCTGCTACAGCCGGCCGAGCAGCGCGCGCGCATGGGCATCGGCTATGTGCCGCAGGGACGCCATATCTTCTCGCAGATGAGCGTGGAGGATAATCTGCTGATCGCCCTGCTGGCGGGCAGCGGTCAGAGCGAAAAACCGCACGTGATCCCCGAGATGGTGTTCGACCTGTTTCCGGCGCTCTATTCGCTGCGACAGCAGCGCAGCGGCGAATTGCCGGTTGACCAGCAGCAGCAGCTGGCGCTGGCGCGTGCGCTGGTGCTGCGTCCCAGACTGCTGATTCTTGACGAGCCCACCGATGGCATGTCGCCCTGGCTGGAAGAGGAGATGGGCAATCTGATCCGCCGCCTGAATCTGGATTACGGCCTGACCGTGCTGCTGCTGGAGCAACGCGTCTCGCTGATCCGCCGCGTCGCCGACTACTTTCTGCTGCTGCACCGCGGCCGCAACGTCGCGCAGGGGCGCGTGGCGCAGCTGGATGATCTCACCGTCAACAAGTGGCTGACGGTGAGCTGA
- the moaA gene encoding GTP 3',8-cyclase MoaA, translating into MSQFTDAFARRFYYLRLSVTDVCNFRCTYCLPDGYKPQGVRNKSFLSLDEIRRVTRAFAAAGTEKVRLTGGEPSLRRDFTDIIAAVRENRAIRQIAVTTNGYRLARDVAAWRDAGLTALNVSVDSLDARQFHAITGQDKFHQVMAGIDAAFDAGFQQVKVNSVLMRDLNSRSLQTFLDWIRTRPIQLRFIELMETGEGGALFRQQHVSGAVIRDQLVAQGWQRRERGRSDGPAQVFYHPDYVGEIGLIMPYSRDFCASCNRLRVSAHGNLHLCLFGDSGVPLRDLLVSDAQQGELQARIAHSLGAKKQTHFLHQGNTGITQNLSFIGG; encoded by the coding sequence GTGTCACAATTTACTGATGCATTTGCACGTCGGTTTTATTACCTGCGTCTCTCGGTGACGGATGTCTGTAACTTCCGCTGCACCTACTGCCTGCCCGACGGCTACAAGCCGCAGGGCGTGCGCAACAAAAGCTTTCTTTCACTCGATGAAATTCGACGCGTTACGCGCGCTTTCGCCGCGGCCGGCACCGAAAAGGTGCGTCTGACCGGCGGCGAGCCGTCGTTGCGTCGCGATTTTACCGATATTATCGCCGCCGTGCGGGAAAACCGCGCCATTCGTCAGATCGCCGTTACCACCAACGGCTATCGGCTGGCGCGTGACGTCGCCGCCTGGCGCGATGCCGGGCTGACGGCGCTGAACGTCAGCGTAGACAGTCTCGACGCGCGCCAGTTCCACGCCATTACCGGACAGGATAAGTTCCATCAGGTGATGGCGGGCATCGACGCCGCCTTCGACGCGGGTTTCCAGCAGGTCAAAGTCAACAGCGTGCTGATGCGCGACCTCAACAGCCGCAGTCTGCAAACCTTTCTCGACTGGATCCGCACGCGCCCGATTCAGCTGCGGTTTATCGAGCTGATGGAGACAGGCGAGGGCGGCGCGCTGTTCCGCCAGCAGCACGTCTCTGGCGCGGTGATCCGCGACCAGCTGGTGGCGCAGGGCTGGCAGCGCCGCGAACGCGGCCGCAGCGACGGTCCGGCTCAGGTCTTTTATCACCCTGACTACGTTGGCGAGATCGGCCTGATTATGCCCTATTCGCGTGATTTCTGCGCCAGCTGCAACCGTCTGCGCGTCTCGGCGCACGGCAATCTGCACCTTTGCCTGTTTGGCGACAGCGGCGTGCCGCTGCGCGATCTGCTGGTTTCTGACGCGCAGCAGGGGGAGCTGCAGGCGCGTATCGCGCACAGCCTGGGCGCGAAGAAGCAGACGCACTTCCTGCATCAGGGGAATACCGGCATCACGCAGAACCTTTCCTTTATCGGCGGTTAA
- a CDS encoding uridine diphosphate-N-acetylglucosamine-binding protein YvcK — translation MNRTLSDLDRVVALGGGHGLGRVMSALSPLGSRLTGIVTTTDNGGSTGRIRRSEGGIAWGDMRNCINQLITEPSVASAMFEYRFTGNGELSGHNLGNLMLKALDHLSVRPLEAINIIRNLLKVDAFLIPMSEQPVDLVALDSEGNMVYGETDIDAMQQPPQELMLHPNVTPTREALEAIAEADLILIGPGSFYTSLMPSLLMEEMARALRRTPATMVFIGNLGRELSPAAASLTVADKLAMMEKYIGKRVIDAVVVSPAADTAGVEDRLIVREPLEAADIPYRHDRQLLRVALEHAIQRFS, via the coding sequence ATGAACCGAACTTTGTCAGACCTCGATCGCGTGGTGGCGCTGGGCGGCGGACACGGGCTGGGACGCGTGATGTCCGCCCTGTCGCCGCTGGGCTCGCGCCTGACCGGCATTGTCACCACCACCGATAACGGCGGCTCTACCGGGCGCATTCGCCGTTCAGAAGGCGGTATCGCCTGGGGCGACATGCGCAACTGCATCAATCAGCTCATCACCGAGCCGAGCGTCGCCTCGGCGATGTTTGAGTATCGCTTTACCGGCAACGGCGAGCTGTCCGGGCATAACCTGGGCAACCTGATGCTGAAAGCGCTGGACCACCTTAGCGTCAGGCCGCTGGAGGCGATCAATATTATTCGCAACCTGCTCAAGGTTGACGCCTTTCTTATCCCGATGTCGGAGCAGCCGGTCGACCTGGTGGCGTTAGACAGCGAAGGCAATATGGTTTACGGCGAAACCGACATTGACGCCATGCAACAGCCGCCGCAGGAGCTTATGCTGCACCCGAACGTCACGCCGACGCGCGAAGCGCTGGAGGCGATCGCCGAAGCGGATCTGATTCTGATCGGACCGGGCAGCTTTTATACCAGCCTGATGCCGAGCCTGCTGATGGAGGAGATGGCGCGCGCGCTGCGCCGTACGCCCGCCACCATGGTGTTTATCGGCAACCTGGGGCGCGAGCTGAGTCCTGCCGCCGCCAGCCTGACGGTGGCGGATAAGCTGGCAATGATGGAGAAATATATCGGCAAGCGGGTCATTGACGCGGTGGTGGTCAGCCCGGCCGCCGATACCGCCGGCGTGGAAGATCGCCTGATCGTCCGCGAGCCGCTGGAGGCCGCCGATATCCCCTATCGTCACGACCGCCAGCTGCTGCGCGTGGCGCTGGAACACGCCATCCAGCGATTTAGCTAA
- the moaE gene encoding molybdopterin synthase catalytic subunit MoaE, with translation MATQIRVGAAPFSMADEYAWLSTSSEDGAVVTFTGKVRNHNLGDSVAALTLEHYPGMTEKALHEIVEEARSRWPLQRVSVIHRIGELFPGDEIVFVGVTSAHRGSAFAAAEFIMDYLKTRAPFWKREATAQGDRWVDARDSDHQAAQRWD, from the coding sequence ATGGCAACGCAAATTCGCGTCGGCGCGGCGCCTTTCAGCATGGCTGACGAGTACGCCTGGCTTTCAACCTCCAGTGAAGATGGGGCGGTGGTGACCTTTACCGGCAAGGTGCGCAACCACAATCTGGGCGACAGCGTCGCCGCGCTTACCCTTGAGCACTATCCGGGGATGACGGAAAAAGCGCTGCACGAAATTGTCGAGGAGGCGCGCAGCCGCTGGCCGCTCCAGCGCGTCAGCGTTATCCACCGCATCGGCGAGCTGTTCCCTGGCGATGAGATTGTGTTTGTCGGCGTCACCAGCGCGCACCGCGGCAGCGCCTTCGCCGCCGCGGAATTTATTATGGACTACCTGAAAACCCGCGCCCCTTTCTGGAAGCGTGAAGCCACCGCCCAGGGCGATCGCTGGGTCGACGCCCGCGACAGCGACCATCAGGCCGCGCAGCGCTGGGATTAA
- a CDS encoding lysylphosphatidylglycerol synthase domain-containing protein, translating into MAEKHPKWKLAKKVLTWLFFIAVIVLLVVYARKVNWEDVYNVIVNYNRLAVLSAVALVIVSYLTYGCYDLIGRAYCGHKLAKRQVMLVSFICYAFNLTLSTWVGGVAMRYRLYSRLGLDSATITRIFSLSIATNWLGYILLAGVVFSAGMVPIPGGWFIGETTLRIIGVVLLAVVAIFLWACAFSKRRKWTIRRQTLQLPSLRMALFQFAVSSANWLVMGAIIWLLLARQVDYPVVLGVLLISSIAGVIIHIPAGIGVLEAVFLALLSGQHASHGTIIAALLAYRVLYFILPLLLALVLYLMLESRAKHLRAKNEQKLQKSA; encoded by the coding sequence ATGGCGGAAAAACATCCAAAGTGGAAGCTGGCGAAGAAGGTGCTGACCTGGCTCTTTTTCATTGCGGTGATTGTGCTGCTGGTGGTCTACGCGCGCAAAGTGAACTGGGAAGATGTCTATAACGTCATCGTCAACTATAACCGCCTCGCGGTGCTGAGCGCTGTCGCGCTGGTGATCGTCAGCTACCTGACCTACGGCTGTTATGATCTGATCGGCCGCGCCTACTGCGGCCACAAGCTGGCGAAGCGGCAGGTGATGCTGGTCTCCTTTATCTGCTACGCCTTTAACCTGACGCTAAGCACCTGGGTTGGCGGCGTGGCGATGCGCTACCGGCTCTATTCGCGGCTGGGGCTGGACAGCGCCACCATCACGCGCATCTTCTCGCTCAGCATCGCCACCAACTGGCTCGGCTATATCCTGCTGGCGGGGGTGGTGTTCAGCGCCGGCATGGTGCCGATCCCCGGCGGCTGGTTTATCGGCGAGACGACGCTGCGCATTATCGGCGTCGTACTGCTGGCGGTGGTGGCGATCTTTCTCTGGGCCTGCGCCTTTTCTAAGCGCCGCAAGTGGACTATCCGGCGTCAGACGCTGCAGCTGCCGTCGCTGCGCATGGCGCTGTTTCAGTTCGCTGTCTCTTCCGCTAACTGGCTGGTGATGGGCGCGATTATCTGGCTGCTGCTGGCGCGTCAGGTGGATTACCCTGTTGTGCTCGGCGTGCTGCTGATCAGCAGTATCGCCGGGGTGATTATTCATATTCCGGCCGGGATTGGCGTACTGGAGGCGGTGTTCCTGGCGCTGCTGAGCGGACAGCATGCGTCGCACGGCACCATTATCGCCGCGCTGCTCGCCTATCGTGTGCTCTATTTCATCCTGCCGCTGCTGCTGGCGCTGGTGCTCTATCTGATGCTGGAGAGTCGCGCGAAGCATCTGCGCGCGAAGAATGAACAGAAACTGCAGAAGAGTGCCTAG
- the moaB gene encoding molybdenum cofactor biosynthesis protein B: MGKSTGEFIPVNLAVLTVSDRRDASSDTSGDYLRAAAHEAGHVVVDHAIVAEDRYRIRAIVSRWIASLDVQVVVINGGTGFNAKNNTPEAIEPLFDRKIEGFGELFRMFSWEDIGGSTLQSRAVAGMANGTLIFAVPGSTSACESAWERIIADQIDARTGPCNFVSHLKKL, encoded by the coding sequence ATGGGCAAATCTACGGGTGAATTTATTCCGGTCAACCTGGCGGTGCTGACCGTTTCCGATCGACGCGACGCCAGCAGCGACACCTCCGGCGATTATCTGCGCGCTGCCGCGCACGAAGCGGGTCACGTGGTGGTCGATCACGCCATCGTCGCTGAAGATCGCTACCGCATTCGCGCCATCGTGTCGCGCTGGATCGCCAGCCTGGATGTGCAGGTGGTGGTGATCAACGGCGGCACGGGATTTAACGCGAAGAACAATACGCCAGAGGCGATTGAGCCGCTGTTCGATCGCAAAATTGAGGGTTTCGGCGAGCTGTTTCGCATGTTCTCCTGGGAGGATATCGGCGGCTCGACGCTGCAGTCGCGCGCCGTCGCCGGTATGGCTAACGGCACGCTGATTTTCGCCGTGCCGGGCTCCACCAGCGCCTGCGAGAGCGCCTGGGAGCGCATTATCGCCGACCAGATCGACGCCCGCACCGGCCCCTGTAATTTCGTTTCACACCTAAAGAAGCTGTAA
- a CDS encoding Bax inhibitor-1 family protein produces the protein MDRYPRNDSLVQPATSGLQTYMAQVYGWMTCGLLLTAFVAWYAAGNERIMFFIFSSRMTFFGLIIAQLAVVFVLSGMVNRLSGAVATGLFMLYSALTGLTMASIFIAYTYTSIASTFFITAGMFGAMSFYGYTTKRDLSRFGSLLFMGLIGILLASLVNYWLKSPALMWAITYIGVVLFVGLTAWDTQQLRQIGEQIDVRDRESLRRYSIMGALRLYLDFINLFLMLLRIFGNRR, from the coding sequence ATGGATCGATATCCACGCAATGATTCTCTGGTGCAGCCCGCGACCAGCGGCCTGCAAACCTATATGGCGCAGGTCTACGGCTGGATGACCTGCGGGTTACTGCTCACCGCCTTTGTCGCCTGGTATGCGGCAGGCAACGAACGCATTATGTTCTTTATCTTTTCCAGCCGTATGACCTTCTTCGGTTTGATTATCGCCCAGCTGGCGGTGGTCTTTGTGCTCTCCGGCATGGTGAATCGCCTGAGCGGCGCGGTTGCTACCGGGCTGTTTATGCTCTATTCCGCCCTGACCGGGCTGACAATGGCCAGCATCTTTATCGCCTATACCTATACCTCTATCGCCAGCACCTTCTTTATCACGGCGGGGATGTTTGGCGCGATGAGCTTTTACGGCTATACCACGAAACGCGATCTCAGCCGCTTCGGCAGCCTGCTGTTTATGGGGCTGATTGGTATTCTGCTGGCGTCGCTGGTGAACTACTGGCTGAAAAGCCCGGCGCTGATGTGGGCAATTACCTATATCGGCGTGGTGCTGTTTGTGGGACTGACCGCCTGGGATACCCAGCAGCTGCGCCAGATTGGCGAGCAGATCGACGTGCGCGACCGCGAGTCGCTGCGCCGCTATTCAATTATGGGCGCGCTGAGGCTCTATCTCGACTTTATCAACCTGTTCCTGATGCTGCTGCGTATCTTCGGCAACCGTCGTTAA